The genomic DNA AAGTCTGAACTCACAGAGCTGGCTCAGAACTATAACTCTCACAGACTAATATGTCTCATTCTGTTGCTCACATCTCCACTGACATTATCAAGATATAGCTGTTTCATGACAGTCAACTTCGTTATAGAGAGTGACAGTTTTCATGATCGTTTTAATACTCTAAGCTCCACCACTCCCTCCCCTCTATCTGTTATTTCCACCTTACTACTCTCTCTTCATTGCcccctgcctctcttcctctctcgcaGTTCAACTCGGCAGCTCGGCAGCTTATAGAGTTGGACAAGCCGTCAGACTCCAACGGTGAATCTGGTGAGGGGGCCTCCTCGGGGCCCCAGAGCAATGGCGCTCAGCGGGCaggggagaagaagaacagcAAGAAGCGACATTCTTTCACCTCTCTGACCATGTCCCACAAACCCATGCTAGCTCCCCCCCCCCAGCGCCACTCCATGGAGATCAGCGGGCCGGTCCTTATCAGTTCCAGCAACCCCACAGCAGCTGCCCGGATTGGAGAGATCAGTGGGGGGCTTTCCTGCAGTGCACCTTCACAGGTAAGAAGGGGGAAGTTGGAGGAAAGCAGCTGCTGCATTGCAGGTGGCTTCCTTGAAGTAGTGTTGATCTCATTTTTCAGTGTGCAGTGTGACCAAGAAGCTGTAAACGGGCCAATACAGGATGTTgtcccatcattttttttcacattgtatAGAAGTATGTGGAAGGATGTGGCCCCTACTCGCCAAATAGAAAAATGTGCAACACATTGAACATTATTACGAACCCTAATTATGTGGCTTATTGAATGCGTAGCGTGCACTgagttgcattttttaaatgtacgcAGTGAGACCACTCTCGACCAGCTGATGTCAGTATCCAGTATCCAGTGGTATTTATTCacaaaactgtaaaacacaagACATAATCATGATACTAAAATAGACACATCCAGCTTCcgctctttgttttcacaagaTGTTTGTTGCTTCTCAAAGGCTCCACTCTCCTTCTGTCAGCAATTAGGCTGACTTCCCCTTTCCCCCCATCATACCAAACAGGCCATTGCTCCATCCAAGCGTTTGAAATCATGGATGCGTGACTCCACTCGTCCGCAAAAACGACTCCAGCTCAGCCCTCAAGGTTTCCACACCAATCCCGACATGACAGGAACTCGCAGCTGCTTTATGGTTGCCAGCCGCTGGAGATTTGGCTTCGAGTCGGTGCTAGACAGTCCGAACAAAAGACACGGCGAATTTACAAGACAAGTGTCCTGCTGATTTATCTGAGTCTGAGGCTCTATATGacttcaaataaaacatgcagctaataataatacaaagttAAGAGTGTTTGAAAACTTCACTCTGGTGAAGGTAATCTATCTGAAGGCTTAAGAATTATTGTCTTGATTTTATTACCTTAAATATTGGCTGGCATGTTTGCACAATAGccatcttttttaaattgttattCAAGCAATATaaacacagatgttttcagACGAGCAGTTTGACaacattgattttattttgtttacccTGACATCATCATTATTGTCCCACTGGAGGTTTTAGGAGCTTATAGCTAACtcaattttattatttctgcctttctgtttgtttgttctctcaAGCGTACTCTTTCTGTTTATCTGGACACTGCAGACTCTCTTAAATGCTCTGTTCCAAAACTCCCTACTAAGCTCAATCATAAATCTTTCATCtaaagcatgtgtgtgtttatatgcgTCTTTGTGAAAGCTGGGACAAGAAGAGTGCTTGTCCACCGTGAAGTGGATCTTGACAATCTTTTTTCCAACCAAAAACCTTTCATGAAGGTATGATTTATTCACCAACGATTTCTATCCATGTGGAAGGTGTAATCATGTATTTAATGACTCCAGACTTTTCCCACAAATCATAATCAggatactttcaaaatgaaagaaacatgCGTTTGCGCCTGTAAGCTGATTCTCCCCAGTGACAACAGGGCTAACAATATGTTTGATTTACTGATCACCgtgtttaataaaaaacacaatagagACTCTCTAGGCACTGTGCGCGCAGCCTGTTTTCTTCTCCTGGCTCCCCCTTCACCTCtactcctcttctctccttccaacacgcagacaaaaaacaacaaaggtaAGCCCCAGTTGCCTCGGGGGCCGAGCTGTCCCAGTCGTGGAAATGATCTAATACACGTAGACAAGATGAGGAAGAATTAAAACAGGCAGCTGTCCATGGCATTCCTTGTTAATCCTAAAGGAAACGTATTTCTTTAAAAGAGCACAACATACCTGCCTTGTACTTTAGTGTTATGTGTTCAGTGTCACCTTTGAGCACACTCTCGGCACACCCGTAGCACAATAGATAAGGAAGCAGTGGAGATAGACTCTGTGGCAGGCCCGCTCTCTGAAAGGTTCACCTTAAGAGGCGGCTCTGTGTGGAGCAGTCATGCATGGAGACAGAGCACAGGCTACAGGGAGACATTGTGTGTCCAACAGTATGGCCTTGTTACCAGGACACCACTATGATTCACGTGGATGACTGCCGGGAGAAGCCACCTCTCTTTATATGCCCAATCAAATATCCTGCTGGGTGGTCACCTGCTTTTCCTTGGCCAATGAGATCATCTGACCACCATTGTGGTTACCGCTTTGTCACCAGGATTCAATCCCACATCGCGTGCATCACTGCTCTGTGAGAGTCATTTACATACAGTGTGACAGGAgcacattttgcacattttactCATCATGAGCAAGTGGAGTTTGTCTTATACAGTCAATTCATGGTCTGTGTGTCCCTTTTGTTGTCAGGTCCACATTTGCACAACTGGACTAATCGTGACCCCACCCCCTAGTAGTCCTGTTACTACAGCAACGGTCTTCACATTTCCTTCAGAGACGAGCTTCACATCTATCCCAGTGGTAGGTGGAATCCTCTAAAGGTCTTATGAATATTATAAACACACGGCCATAGCCACACAAAAGATGCCAACAAAACACTTTATAACATTATTAGATAAATGGACTCAAAGTTGGTGTGTTTCTATTTCTGGAGTAATAAACCGAGAACACATATATGACTTAGACTTCTCTTTATTACTCCTTTTGGCATGTTGcttaaaccaaaaaaatacataaatgattTCAATTTGTGCCAGTtgacccaaaaataaaaatacatattttttatttacctgTATTGCTATTTATACATCTAGATCGTTTCTGGAGTGAGTTTCCAGGTAAAAGATATTCAACCCGAGAGATGTCTCATTGATGAGAGGGTCTTGCTTATGACAGCGCTGtgtgtaaacattaatggcatCCTCCTCGGCTGAGCTGTTTACGTTAGTTATGCATGCTTCCTTCTGCGCTAGTGTTGTTATGatgcagacattttatttattcatttatttatttattttaaatgtatgacCTCAATGCTGTCTCAGTCTTTCTCCCTGGAATATGACTATGAGGCTATGAGGACACCGCAGCGGTGCAAGTCAGtgtcagagagaagagagaacaaGAGAGCACAGCTGGTTCTGGTGTATCAGTACTGCAGAAAATGAGTATTGAAACCGTTTCAGATATTCAGATATCGGTATGTATCGATAAATAGATATTTTTGACACTGCGTTGTAATATGGTTGTAGTATATAGTTTGGTAAAAAGTAGTTGTATACAATTGCAGACAACAAGTTCTGTAGATTACTTTCAGTAACCAGGTCTGGtggatttctggaaagagacgatgctgttgagtttttcaaatgtatacaAGGAACACCACAGTCGTGTCATCGAGTGCCATCCAAGTCTGTTTTATTGGAGAGCAGGCAGACATCTCTTTACGTGATATCCTCTGCAACTCAGCCCAAAAAAATCCATATAGATAAATAGCACGGCAGGAAGGTTTTTCTTCTAGCAGTTGAGACTTTTTTCAGATTATTCTGTTCTAACAATTGACTCATTTATCTGTCATTCTGTACATTTCGCAACACTTCAAAAATGCCTGCTGCGAGTATGAGGGTTAAATAAGTGGGTTTataattgaaaattaaaaatctgTAAACATGAGTCAGTGCACATAGCATGGTTCCcatcaaaatgtttgctttCCCCTGAGAACATGAGTTTGTTTAGATGAGAAGAGCTGACTCTTGGCACTTCCCATCTGCTGCTAACAGACAACATAGTTACTTCAGGCGGTGCACATGTGAAACTCTGTTGATGCAGTAGCTTTATTATTGCGCAATTTATCAACCAAAAGATAGCAACATGGAGGAGTCTCTTTTTTTTAGCAGAAATTAACTTGTTTCTgcagacagtaaaaaaaaaaaaaaatgagtcgAACTAAAAGTGTCAAGAAATCCCTTTAGCCCACACAAAACAGCAGGcatacttcctgtctgtctgtgtgtatgctCTGGCATGTGGAGTTTTTGAATGAGCAGGAATGTGTACACAAAAGGTTGAGCTCTCCGCTTCACTTGGGAACACTACATGATGTTTTTGTACAGATGATTTCTCTAGCCCGCAGGCAACCTAATTATCTCAGCTCAAGCGTCAGCAGTGAACCGAAACGCACatcgaaacacacacacacaggctgtacACATACCACAGGGCTGTCTGAGTGCCACTCCGCTCCACCATTGTGTCATGGAAGCTATTACTCTGCTGCTCAGAGCTGGCGGTGTTGAGCTCGGGAGGACTGATCTTGCTCCGAGGTGTAGCAGTcgtctgtttttagtttttcacactctctaaaaatgtgtgtagttttatgttgtttttgtgtgcttCATGTTGTCATACCAGGCTGGCAAATGAATGTTAATCCTGTAATCTAGTAGCACACAAAAGAGAGGAAATGTTCCTCTCTCCTGAAAGCATGCTGAGATCATTAGCCTCGAGTCAAAAGCTTGAGTCTCTTATGACATTACAGACCATCAACAAGGGGAAACATGTGAGTCAAGATGAATCCACTCATGCTTGGTTTGACGGTTGCTCTGAAGTGTGTCTGCAGACATGTTTTTCGATTCATATGGTCCCAATTAAATGCTGCAATGGATTATAGCTATGTGGTCTCctagcaacaaacaaacaagcagaatAGGAAATTCTCAGTTGCAAGGGGGAAGACGGGGACATGGCTGCAATGGCTGCCAAACCCAGCTCTCCCTCAGTGTAGGCAAACCGGAGGGAATATCCCAGATGACGGATGAGCTCTCATTCTTTTCCCCTCATAAACAAACTGGTTTTTCAACTtacgtaacacacacacacactctgtctttTAAGGCTTTTGttacttgtttttgtctttctgtttcaCACTGAGAGGAAATACAACGCTGAGTTGTGGTAAGAGTGTAATTAGATGTTGATCCTATCTTATTGCTAATATGATTCTCTGTCTCTTACAGGATGCTCTcccaccacccccacctcctcccccacAGTCCTCCGTCGACGGCGCGGCATACTCATTGGCTGCCGGACAGAGACCATCCCCCAGCATAAGCGACCAAAGTGGGAGACAAAGACCTACAGTGTGAGTTATAAAAACAGTCCCACACAAAAATATGCAGTCTTCTTAAATGTGCAGTGAAATGTCAGAAGCGGTTTGCAGCACCGATGGCCCAGGGCTTTAATGCTACTGCTCAGTTCAGAGGGGAAAGTCAGACTTCGCCTGTCTGCGACCCTCACCCCCCCTTCAGCTGTCAGTGTGAGGCCGCACAGCGTGAGCATGTGCTCAGGTGAAGGGGTCAAAACCTGTGGATGACAGTCTCCTGGGTCCCATTGGAGATCCTCTGACTTATGCCCCCTTCACCTTTAGCCTCATTACTCCTCCAAGACACCACACACCTGATGAGAATTAGATGCACTCATGCCTGCCGTCATCTGCGTCTGCCTGTGCGTGCATGTCAGACTCTGAGGCATCcatgctccctccctccctcccccgaCAACGCTGAAATCAGACTGAAAACATCCCAGCTGAGACTCCATTCCAGGCTTGTTTTCTGCTGCAGAGTGATGACCCGCAAATTGTTTTGTCCTCCGGTGCTGATTTTCTCTGGGTCAGAGGCCACAGTCCCAACTGGAGGGTCTCAGCGGAGATGATGACAGATGTACAGCACAGCAGCGGAATAAATCCACAACAAATGGAACGCTGTAGAAAATGTTAAACAGCTTTCATTTCCACGAGGACGAAAATCCTCCATGTTAGCTCCATGtcggcatgtgtgtgttttgtgtttgttaaattCCTCTTCTTTGTTTACCGTTTGTTCTTTATACAGCTATGTGGCTATGTTCCCGTATACACCCCGAAAGGAGGATGAGCTCGAACTGAGGAAGGGAGAGATGTTTCTGGTGCTGGAACGTTGTCAGGACGGCTGGTTCAAGGGCACCTCCATGCACACTGGCAAGATTGGAGTCTTTCCTGGGAACTACATGAGCCCAGTCAGCAGGTCAGTCATCACTTCACGAACAGTCATTTGTCACTGTCAGCATACCGTACTCTCACTGGCCTGGTTTCACATCTATTTGTATAAGATGCATAGCCATAGGTTAATAATAAtcattgatattgataaaaaTACATCAGAATTATGATTGCATCAATATATTTTCTCAGGTATAAAAGCTTCCTATTGGTCAGACTCATATTCCTGTCTTCTCCCCTCAGGACTGCCCCGGGGAGCACACAGTCCAAAGTGCCCATGAGTCTGTGCACTCAGGCTGGGAGAGGGATCACCATCGTCAGCCCCTCTTCTGCTCCCCTCGGGGCCATTGTTTCAGGTCCTGACTTCAACAAACCCCTCACAGTGTGCTCCAGTGCCGTACCTGCCAACTCCCAGTCTGCAGCTGTGGTCACAGCAGCTCAAACAGCCACGGGTCAACAGCCAAAAGTCCCTCTGCACGTCAGCTCCCAGATGACTGTGAATCAGGCTCGCAATGCGGTCAGAACAGGTAAATCTACCTGGAAAATAGATATGAGTTGTTGTATGAAATCAGATTTATCTTCAGTTCATATTGAGAACCTTTTAAGTTTGTGGTAGAAAAATGTAGAAATGCCTCATTTCTTGCCACACTTATACACTTCTGTATACTGTATGTTCTGTAACTTATACACATTTGTGTTGGCAACTTTAATATTAGCTAGCATGAGCATGGACATCGTGGGTATGAAAATGCACGGATCTTAAATGTTGTGGTGTGCACTAGAGACTGGCTAAATTTAATtgtgcagctcttctagacCAAAATTTTATTGTACTGAATTGATGAAATTATGATATTGAAACAAGCCATTTTGCGGGTGTTATGAgggtcaaaatgttttttgtgttttttcacaatgttagctgaTGGGAAGTCTTTGGGGCCACAGTGCACCACAATATGTTACATGAATGTTAGATAGCTACCGTTAGCAACTTTAGCGACAACAAACTGGCAGGCACTTGAGGGGGCTAATGATTCCAACAACTGTGGCTTTGTAACGTGAATGCAATGCAAGGACAGAGATATATCGTCTCATTAAGTCTCTGAGtcttatcaataacacctttcaAATGTGTGATATTGTTCTATCTCCCAATTCCAGCTGCATGTCACAGTCAGGACCGGcccacagcagcagtgacaccaATCCAGTCTGCCACACCTGTCACCTATCTCCCACACCTCGCAGTGTGCCCGCCGCCTTCCAACAGTTCTGCACAGGGCTGCAGCCGGGCTGGAGTGGCAATGGGCTGTGCCGCCGCCTCTCTGACCCCACCCAACGTCAGCGCTGCATCCTTGGACGGTGATGCTTTGAGACCTGTACCCATCCTCACGGTGCCCGTCGGCCCTGTGAACAGCTCTGCTCTCATTCCTGCAGCTAACAGCACGGCTCTGGCCTGCAGAATGGACAAAGACGTCAAGGTTGGATGAATATTTGAATACATTATAACTATCAGTTGCTATCGCTATGTTTGATCACTGCGGAGAATTTATCTTCTGTTCGTTCTGGTATCTTACGATGAACTTGTCAGATGAATGAAATGCCTTGTAGTGATTGGGAATGTCTGAGATTCTTCATGACATTTGTGCGGATGCAAATCACGCTGACAGGATTCTGTAATCAACAAGGAGAGGTTATTATCATGCACAGTGTGTTCCCGTCTTTCTGTCTTTCGTTCTTTTCACAAACGCACCGTGGTCATGATGTTTCACATTTATAAATTGCGTTTTAaaagctgtctgtgttcagaatagaaatcactgtgtgtgtgtcagtgataAAGCATCAGCCAGTTCCATACACTAGAGTACACCTGTCTGCGGTTTGTGCAAAGTAGTTCTACCTTAGAGCCTCCGGAGTTGTTTCGGTTCactaacataaaaaaatgtttgctcttgttgctgcagagagaaaagaaaagtcttCTGAAGCTGTTGTCCTCCAATAAGAAGAAGTCTCGTCCTTCACCGCCCTCGTCTCCTACCCTTGAGGCAGaacaggctgctgctggagagctGCTACACGGCGCAGTGGGCCCCGACACCTCCCCTCCCTCCGGCTCCGTCGGCTGCCTCGAGCctgaaactgctgctgctgctgtcgccTCTgcctcttcatcatcctccacctcctcctccacttccacaGCCCTGGAGTCATCACATCGGAAGAGCAGCCCTCTTGATGGATGTGCACCTATCGCTCCTCCCCCTCGGCAGCCGTGCTCCTCTCTTTTATCTCAACAACATGACGCACGCCCCATCATATGTGAGAGGTACGGCTTTGTTTATGATCCCTTCAAAGAGTGTGTAACATTACAGCTATCAGTTGTCATTGTTGCCGTGTGTATCAATCGCTGACTGTGCCCCTGGCTGTCTTCCCCAGGTACAGGGTGGTGGTGTCATATCCTCCCCAGAGCGAGGCCGAGCTGGAACTTAAGGAGGGCGACATTGTGTTTGTTCACAGGAAGAGGGAGGACGGCTGGTTCAAAGGCACGCTGCAGAGGAACGGCAGGACCGGACTGTTCCCCGGCAGCTTTGTAGACAGCATCTAATACACATGGTGGACAACGTGACCGCCGCAAACCTCGCTACAGTGTCACAGTACAAACCGTGACACAGAGTGGCTCAAGTCACTGAAAAGAGAACACCGGTGGCACATGAGAGCGAGCTGCGGAAGTGGAACAGAAGAACATGTCGTCATTGAAAGCACAGTGGACAGAGTTAGAGGAGAGCACACTACTCATgaactttttttcctttttgtcgGTTATTTATATCTTTGTAACAATTCAGCTGTTAAATGTGTGCCTTGTACTGTTCCTCACTTTATTGTACATAAGGACACAAAGATGATTAGTCCTAAAACAACCAATATGAGCTGTCGATATAGatatattacacattttaaCTTATTTCATAGATTGGCCTTTTTTGTAGTGCAACACATCAAGAGGTTAAGCTGGCACATGCCTTATGCCACATCTCCCCCCATCAGTTCTACGTTCCTCTGACTGCTGATTAAAGTTTTACTGATATTTCAGGCCGTCAGCAGATCGGAGGAGATAAATCAGATGTGGCAGACCAGAACAAATGAGCAGTATCATCATCACTTGTGCTGTAGTGTAGAAAAAAGGACGCTTCTGCAGATCTAAAGGCATTACGTAATCTGCCCTTATTGCACATTCGAGCACTCTAGCTACAGTTCACAGCCACGTGAACATTGCACATCATAAAATATCTCTCTGGGTCCTTCACAGGGCTCGAGTTTTGGCTCCTGGTGTGGCTGAAGTGCGGAGGACTGTTGCCTGCAGCGATGGAATATTAGCTTGTGATTAGAAAATGTGGTGATAGACGTGTTGCAGGACTGTTTGCCTTTGTAATATTCAGAAAACACACTCCAAGATAGACGTTGCAGTTAAATATTGCTTACTTTGTACCTTCTTTGTATTTACTGACCAGAGTAGCTTCACTCCTACCCCCCAAAATCCCAGACGTAGCTCTGCATCGCCAGAGTGACGATAACATTTCAGTAACGGTGCACAACAGATACTTGTCAGCGTGTATTTATGTTTCTTTGTGAATTCCACGGAGGCTGACACCTGCTGCTCACAGAGGGTAACCTGAACACGCAGGAAGGCACGCGCTCAGTTGTTTTCTACAGTTTAACTCATTCCTAATGTGACTTGgggcaacaaaaacacagctagCTAAAGCACAGAATGTTTGCCTAAAGTAACATATCATTGTATGTCACTCTACAGGAAGAGATGTGTAGTGTAAGATGAGACAAGGTTTTATTGAAATCAATCACTTTGATccccttgatgtttttttgttttttttctggttggGTTTTGTTGTATGACATCTGTAAAAAATGTTGTATTGGCTACAAAAAGTGTTGCGTTGACTTACATGACTGTAAGACTTTTTTGTGATTTGAGGGGTTTCGGTCGTAGTTTTGGTGCTTGAACATTGaagcattaaaggtgcactatgtagttttggggaggaaattttaatcagaagaaagAGATCTTCATTGattatgaaacaaacaaacaaaatacccAAACTCTTCACTTtcctgactgaataaactgaataaacaaaccgaccTTCAAGGACTACACAATTTCATAtggtttcactgtgtttatatgtggcggaccctgccacctttcaagcttcaaacagtgttcaggggaccttatttccctctgaaaacagcttctTTAGTCagatatagaaaaaaataaacatcccgagtttgtatcattatcttattaatattgtagatgttaaaattctgaatttgaattttttttcaccaaaactacacagtgcccctttaagaatAGGCAGATTTAGAATGAATATGTTGGAGAATGAAGtctgttggagaaaaaaaaaaaaacattggacaaatgaatgaaattcTCCAAAGTTGAAGCTAACGTGGTGGACGGACTCGTGCTGCTTCGGTGGAGCCCACAACATTTAATGTAACGTGTCTTATTCATCTGAAGTCTTACGAGGTCTAAGGGGGGTATTTAAACACTTTAAGGTTGAGGCAATCACTGAATCGTGCCAAATCTGGCCTCGAAATGAAATGAATTTACTGACTGAACCTGACCCGTAGTTTCaagtgtgtctttttttgttttcttattttgttgttaattgAGGGGGACCACTGTGTAACTGACTGCTGGAATATATTGTAGTTTGTTTGAAATTCGAAGAGAGCGTGGAAAAGGATGGTACAAATCACTGTTAgggccttttttattttgtcttttctgaaTTGGTACTTATTTAGAATTAATCTGATATATGTCGGCATTGTTGTCTTGGCAATCACCACACCAACCTCAGGCTCTATGCTAAACTCTTCCTCTTGAGCGTCACTGGTAAAGCCTTTTAATGTACACATCAGACTTACTCCAACACACATTTATGCACTATTCTAACATTTCTAATCATACTGACTTCTCGTTTATGCGTACGCTGCACAGATCAGAAAACATGAAGCATTTCTTACAGGAGTTACTAAactatattttcatttattggAACACATGGCAACAGACGTTTGCTTGATTCAACTTAACAGATTTTCCTCATGCCAAGGTGACTtacttgatttttattttattttttttgtctatagTTAGTCTGTTGTATGTCTGAAAATGGTGAAACTGAAATCAACTTATTTCGCACAAGTCtattatgtgaaaaaaaaaacgttctgaAGTATTTGAGGGAATAGCACATTTTGTAAAAATCTATATAACAATAAAAGCTAATGGTTTCCATAAGTTCCTCAGGCTGTGTTGTCGTTTCATGACAGTAATGCTGCGGTCTTTGAATCTGCTTTCTCCCGTGACTTTCTGTCAGCTTGCTAACAGGGCAAAAATGTCCAGCCAGCAGAACCATCAGAGACGTAGACCACTGTTGACAGGACTGAGCGCTGGTGTCCTCGCCCCCGCTCCTTCTCCCTGTCACAAAGCTCGAACCACCTGAGATGAACAGGTTCTgggactgacagaaagcaaacaCGCACGGTGAACAAACAGTAAAAGGACGGTCGCTGCTAATTAAACGTATTTGGGGTAAGTCACGGTACATGCGGCCATTAATGTCTCCAGGAAATAGATGGTCCTTTGCTGCAGAGGAGCCTCTGCTTTGACTTGCAGCAGAGTGGGAGAGGTGAGCCTTCCCGGTGTGCTCAGCTGGGAGACACTGACAGTAACTGACAGGCGCCCAGAGAGGTCATTGTGCTGCACACAGCTCCCTGCGGACGATGGGTTACCATGGAAATGAGTTGTATGGACGTTATTCTAAGAAAAGAGTATATATAGACCACTCTGTGTGACTTCTTTACACTTCTTCATAGGGCTGGGTCATATTttacaagataaaatataactaTATTTATAggcacttcataaatgctaggACTGGACAAGAAAAGCAAATATTACATCAGTCACAACAGCCTTTTAAGTTCCAAAAAATATGTCACTTTACtctaatgcagcctttaaaatcaGGAAAAGACGACCTCATTCCATATCACGATGTAACAGTTGTCAAAATTTACGACACTTTTT from Sparus aurata chromosome 11, fSpaAur1.1, whole genome shotgun sequence includes the following:
- the sh3rf1 gene encoding E3 ubiquitin-protein ligase SH3RF1 isoform X1; this translates as MDESILLDLLECPVCLERLDASAKVLPCQHTFCRRCLQGILGSRGELRCPECRTLVECAVDELPSNILLVRLLDGIKQRPRRAGPGPGVCTNGTSGAVARAHGSGTREQGTPGAQPQRAQAKSTLVRGVPQLPCAKALYNYDGKEPGDLKFSKGDIIILRRQVDENWYHGEMAGVHGFFPTNFVQVIKPLPQPPPQCKALYDFELKDKEADKDCLPFSKDDILTVIRRVDENWAEGMLGDKIGIFPISYVEFNSAARQLIELDKPSDSNGESGEGASSGPQSNGAQRAGEKKNSKKRHSFTSLTMSHKPMLAPPPQRHSMEISGPVLISSSNPTAAARIGEISGGLSCSAPSQVHICTTGLIVTPPPSSPVTTATVFTFPSETSFTSIPVDALPPPPPPPPQSSVDGAAYSLAAGQRPSPSISDQSGRQRPTVYVAMFPYTPRKEDELELRKGEMFLVLERCQDGWFKGTSMHTGKIGVFPGNYMSPVSRTAPGSTQSKVPMSLCTQAGRGITIVSPSSAPLGAIVSGPDFNKPLTVCSSAVPANSQSAAVVTAAQTATGQQPKVPLHVSSQMTVNQARNAVRTAACHSQDRPTAAVTPIQSATPVTYLPHLAVCPPPSNSSAQGCSRAGVAMGCAAASLTPPNVSAASLDGDALRPVPILTVPVGPVNSSALIPAANSTALACRMDKDVKREKKSLLKLLSSNKKKSRPSPPSSPTLEAEQAAAGELLHGAVGPDTSPPSGSVGCLEPETAAAAVASASSSSSTSSSTSTALESSHRKSSPLDGCAPIAPPPRQPCSSLLSQQHDARPIICERYRVVVSYPPQSEAELELKEGDIVFVHRKREDGWFKGTLQRNGRTGLFPGSFVDSI
- the sh3rf1 gene encoding E3 ubiquitin-protein ligase SH3RF1 isoform X2; this translates as MDESILLDLLECPVCLERLDASAKVLPCQHTFCRRCLQGILGSRGELRCPECRTLVECAVDELPSNILLVRLLDGIKQRPRRAGPGPGVCTNGTSGAVARAHGSGTREQGTPGAQPQRAQAKSTLVRGVPQLPCAKALYNYDGKEPGDLKFSKGDIIILRRQVDENWYHGEMAGVHGFFPTNFVQVIKPLPQPPPQCKALYDFELKDKEADKDCLPFSKDDILTVIRRVDENWAEGMLGDKIGIFPISYVEFNSAARQLIELDKPSDSNGESGEGASSGPQSNGAQRAGEKKNSKKRHSFTSLTMSHKPMLAPPPQRHSMEISGPVLISSSNPTAAARIGEISGGLSCSAPSQDALPPPPPPPPQSSVDGAAYSLAAGQRPSPSISDQSGRQRPTVYVAMFPYTPRKEDELELRKGEMFLVLERCQDGWFKGTSMHTGKIGVFPGNYMSPVSRTAPGSTQSKVPMSLCTQAGRGITIVSPSSAPLGAIVSGPDFNKPLTVCSSAVPANSQSAAVVTAAQTATGQQPKVPLHVSSQMTVNQARNAVRTAACHSQDRPTAAVTPIQSATPVTYLPHLAVCPPPSNSSAQGCSRAGVAMGCAAASLTPPNVSAASLDGDALRPVPILTVPVGPVNSSALIPAANSTALACRMDKDVKREKKSLLKLLSSNKKKSRPSPPSSPTLEAEQAAAGELLHGAVGPDTSPPSGSVGCLEPETAAAAVASASSSSSTSSSTSTALESSHRKSSPLDGCAPIAPPPRQPCSSLLSQQHDARPIICERYRVVVSYPPQSEAELELKEGDIVFVHRKREDGWFKGTLQRNGRTGLFPGSFVDSI